The Candidatus Zixiibacteriota bacterium genome contains the following window.
GCAAAATTGTAAGTGGGTCTGAAATCCGAACGCAAAATTACGAAATCGTCCAGTTCTTTGTTCTCTTTTTTCAGGTCTTTGTAGACTATATCATAAAAGGTGGTATCCCCTTCCGGAATAAAAATTCGCACAGCTTTCGGTGTGTTTTTTCTTTCTAATTCAGTTTTTTCCTGTTCGGATAATTTCAAGCAGGTGCGATCATATACCCAGTTTATTTTTTTTTGAGCAGCCTCTTCCCTTTTTCTCTTTAAAGTTTCTGGAGTGCAGTAACAGAAGTAGACTTTATTTCTTTCGAGAAGAATCTGAGCATATTTCTTATAAAGCTCCATCCTCTGGGATTGATAATAAGGACCCTCATCCCAGTCCAGGTCCAGCCATTTTAAGCTCTCAAGGATGACCTCTACCATTTGAGGATCAGAGCGGGCAATATCCGTATCCTCGATCCTCAGGATGAACTTCCCCTGGTTGTGCCTGGCGAAAAGCCAGTTACAAACCGCCATCCTTGCAGTGCCGACGTGCAGATAGCCAGAAGGGCTGGGTGCAATCCTTACTCTTACTTCGTTATTCATAATATAGATTTTAAGCTTTATCTATGGACTCAATCCTGGGGTTAACTTAAATCAAGCAGGTCAGGAGCCCTGGGCTCCTGACCTACACTTCATTTATCGACTTTATTCATACTTAAAACTTGCCTGGGATTCTTCACTTTTCAGCACGGTCTTCTCACCTTCAAACTCGAACTTGACACCTCCTGCTATTTTCGCAAAAACGTTATAGAGCCAAGCGAATATCGCAGTGAAAATGGAACCTATCACCGCGTAAAAAATAGCCAGGAAAAAAGCCATGAACACACCCAGAAAACCAGTGAAAAGCCCGCTGAAAGAGCCAAACTCTTTTCCTCCAAAACTGCTCAGTATCCCTCCTAAAAAGGTCAAA
Protein-coding sequences here:
- a CDS encoding DUF3566 domain-containing protein, coding for MNLELRKIDIWSCIKISFILYGIFGLAIGIFYAILLTFLGGILSSFGGKEFGSFSGLFTGFLGVFMAFFLAIFYAVIGSIFTAIFAWLYNVFAKIAGGVKFEFEGEKTVLKSEESQASFKYE